One genomic region from Saccharomyces cerevisiae S288C chromosome XI, complete sequence encodes:
- the EBP2 gene encoding Ebp2p (Protein required for 25S rRNA maturation and 60S ribosomal subunit assembly; localizes to the nucleolus and in foci along nuclear periphery; constituent of 66S pre-ribosomal particles; cooperates with Rrs1p and Mps3p to mediate telomere clustering by binding Sir4p, but is not involved in telomere tethering), with amino-acid sequence MAKGFKLKELLSHQKEIEKAEKLENDLKKKKSQELKKEEPTIVTASNLKKLEKKEKKADVKKEVAADTEEYQSQALSKKEKRKLKKELKKMQEQDATEAQKHMSGDEDESGDDREEEEEEEEEEEGRLDLEKLAKSDSESEDDSESENDSEEDEDVVAKEESEEKEEQEEEQDVPLSDVEFDSDADVVPHHKLTVNNTKAMKHALERVQLPWKKHSFQEHQSVTSETNTDEHIKDIYDDTERELAFYKQSLDAVLVARDELKRLKVPFKRPLDYFAEMVKSDEHMDKIKGKLIEEASDKKAREEARRQRQLKKFGKQVQNATLQKRQLEKRETLEKIKSLKNKRKHNEIDHSEFNVGVEEEVEGKRFDRGRPNGKRAAKNAKYGQGGMKRFKRKNDATSSADVSGFSSRKMKGKTNRPGKSRRARRF; translated from the coding sequence ATGGCTAAAGGTTTCAAGTTGAAGGAGTTGCTTTCGCatcaaaaggaaattgaaaaagctgAAAAGCTTGAAAATGacctaaagaaaaagaaatcccaagaattgaagaaagaagaacCAACTATCGTTACAGCTtctaatttgaaaaagcttgagaagaaagaaaagaaggcCGATGTTAAGAAGGAAGTTGCTGCAGATACTGAAGAATATCAAAGCCAAGCCCTTTctaaaaaagagaaaagaaagttgaaaaaagaattgaaaaaaatgcaagaaCAGGACGCTACCGAAGCTCAAAAGCATATGTCTGgcgatgaagatgaatctGGCGACGATagagaggaagaagaagaagaagaagaagaagaagaaggaagacTGGATCTTGAGAAATTGGCCAAAAGTGACTCTGAGTCTGAAGATGATTCTGAGTCTGAAAATGATTCTGAAGAGGATGAGGATGTCGttgctaaagaagaaagcgaggaaaaggaagagcaagaagaagaacaagacGTTCCATTGTCAGACGTGGAATTTGATTCTGATGCAGATGTCGTTCCACATCATAAACTAACCGTCAACAACACAAAAGCGATGAAACATGCCTTAGAAAGGGTACAATTGCCATGGAAAAAACATTCATTCCAAGAGCACCAAAGCGTTACATCAGAAACTAATACGGATGAACATATTAAGGACATATACGATGATACTGAAAGGGAATTAGCATTTTACAAGCAATCACTGGACGCTGTTTTAGTAGCACGTGACGAATTGAAACGACTAAAAGTACCCTTCAAAAGACCATTGGATTATTTTGCTGAAATGGTGAAAAGTGATGAACATATGGACAAGATTAAGGGTAAGTTGATTGAAGAAGCCAGTGACAAGAAGGCACGTGAAGAAGCTAGAAGACAAAGgcaattgaagaaatttggTAAGCAAGTCCAAAACGCTACCTTACAGAAACGTCAATTGGAGAAAAGAGAAACACTGGAAAAGATCAAAtctttgaagaacaaaagaaagcacAACGAGATCGATCACTCCGAGTTCAACGTCGGTGTAGAGGAAGAAgttgaaggaaaaaggtTCGATAGAGGCAGGCCTAACGGAAAGAGAGCCGCAAAAAACGCTAAGTATGGCCAAGGAGGCATGAAGAGATTCAAGAGGAAGAATGATGCTACCTCTTCTGCTGATGTCAGCGGCTTTTCTTCCAGAAAAATGAAGGGGAAGACCAATAGACCAGGAAAGAGTAGACGTGCCAGAAGATTCTAA